The nucleotide sequence CATACGCGGCATACGCACCGTAGCCATCGGATTGCAGGACCCCGGCAAAGCCTTCGACCAAGGACGTGAGTTCCCCGTGCTGGCGCGATAATCGCCAGTCGAAGACCACGTCGCCGCCGGGGCGATTCATCACCCACAGCCACCCGTCCTTGGTTTTGCCCCGTTTTTGATCCGGGTCATGACAACGCACCGGCGTCTCATCGACCTGCACGTAACCGGACTCAAGCAACCCGCGGTGCATGCGGGTGTAAATCGGTTCCAACCAGTCGGAGGCGATGCGCACCCACTCGACCATACTCTGCCGGGGCAAGCGTGCGCCCCAGCGGCCCGACATCTTTTCGAGCCGATACAACGGAGCGTGGTCGAGGTATTTGCTGATCAGCACCCAGGCGAGCAGTCCGGCCGAGGCGTAGCCACCCTCCACCGGACGCACCTGTGCTGGTGCCACCACCGGCGCGCGATCGGCTTGATTCTTCGCCCGATATTTCGGGAGCACGAACTCGCGCTTGAACAACTTCGGTGGCACCACATCGACCTCGAAGCTGCGCTGCTCACCGATGCGTTCAAACTGATTCGGGGCTGCCAGCACCTCTTCAGGTTCGATCACCACGGTCTCTTTCACTGGCAGGTGCGCGAAGGCCTCGGCCCGCAACGGCACCCTCTCCCGTGAGGCCCGCCGCCGCTCGTAGCTGATCGTCTCAGGCGTGGCCGTTTGCTCGATCAATTTTTGTTGGTCGAGTAGCTTGAGCTTCAACTGCGACGGATCGAGCTTCTCGCTCTTGCCCCCGCCAAACACTTGTTTTTGCAGCCACCCGATCAGAGCGTCGCGCTGCGCCAGCTCCGCCTTGAGCGCTTGGTTTTCAGCGTAGAGGACTTCAGCGGGCGGCATGCTTCGTATCCATACTCGGGATACGCCTGAAGGCAACCCGGTTCACCGTTCATACCAGGCTTTTTTCGCTCCATCTTTCAGGTCGATTCCGCCCAGCAGCATCGACAAGGCCTGCGGTGTCAGATGCAGCTGGTTTCCGTCGCCGCCTCGCGGCCAGGAGAAGGCACCTTTCTCCAGACGTTTGGTCAGCACCCAGGCCCCGCTGCCGTCCCAGTAGAGGATTTTTATCCGGGTATGTCACCATCGGAGATTGGGCTACAGCTATCGCTCACATGCCAAGGATCACTCAGTGTGCTGGAAACGTTGGGGCCGCGACGGAACCTTCGATAGCGTCTGAGAAGCACAACGTGTCAGTTGATTTGCGGGGTGATTCTATGATCTGAGTCATCTCCGGAGATAATGTTGGTGACGTGATGCGTCCGTATCCTAGTTGGAGTGCGCGTCGTAGGAGTTTGAGGGAGGTCCGCACATCGAGTTTCCGCATTAGTGATTGCCGGTGCTTGTGTGCGGTTCCGGTTGCGATCATCAATGCTTCCGCAACTTCCGCATCGTCGAACCCCTGAGCAACGAACTCAAGGACCTCAAGTTCTCGGTTGGTCAGGAAATGGCCGTGAAATTGCGGGTCGCGGAGCAGTTTCTTTCGCAGGCAATCGAAAATGGGACTGTAGTAAGACTCCCCACGTAACAGCATGGGAATTGCGATGCGAAGTTCCGTGACCGTCGAATACGATTTGGGGATGAAGCCATGAAAACGCGCGGCTACTATTCTTTTAACTGTTCGTTCGTTCATTAACGCCGAAAATCCCAAGATACGCGAATGTGGCGAATCGGTGAGTAGGGAATCGACGATTTCTGTGCCGCAGCCATCCGGCAATCCGACCTCGACGATGATCAAATCAGGCTGAATTATTCGAGTCGCCACCAACGCTTCAGCGCATGACTGTTTCCATTCAACTTCGACCGAGATGGAGGAAAGTTTGGCTTTTGAGAAGGCTCGAAGATTCGGGTGTGCTTGGTTTTCGCGGAGTAGAGAGGCAAGCCATCCGAATTCCTCGACGATAAGTATTCTTAATGCTTTAGGGCTGTTTGAGGTGGGGGTGCTTAAGTGCAACATGTATGCAATACGAGAGCCGGCCAGAGATTCGGTTAAGGTATTTGGGTAGTGTGCGAGTCGTGCAAAAACTTCAATTTGATGGACTTGCATAGTCAAGTCCTTGGTGTCAAAAATAAGGTAGAGAGAAGGCGGTATTTGTTCGGATGACTCTTTTATTTATTTCGTAAATATTTAAATTACAGTATTTTAAGTGGATTCGGATTCTGCATACCCTAAATAGGGCAGTCTGAAGGATTTACTCATCGACGCAGCTGAAGTGAAATCATTCGTTTTAGTGACGTATTATTGGTGTCACTACTAGATTTCACGTTCGGAGTATAGGTATTAATCCCCAATATAACTTATATATAGTAACTATCATGAGTCTTTCGACAAACATATCGGCGCGTTTTCTACTCATCCGTTCGGGTCCGCTCATAGTTTTTTCTGCGGTAGCAATGCACCTACCCATGGCCGCCCAACCCTCACCTTCCGACGCACCGGCCTCGACCGAACTTGTCCTTGGAATGTCGCGCGAAGACTTCAGTGCTACTAGGGATCTTCTGGTGGAGGCCTTTGAGGATCCCGAGGTACGTGCTCTGACCGAGCGGATCGAAAGACTTATGGAACAGCGGGACTTTTTGATTCTACAAAAGGCCAAGGAAACCCACCCTGGAAAGTCGGCTCATATTGACCGGATTGGTGGCGAAATGAACCGTCATCGACGTGGTCCACCACCGGATAAGCGAGTGCCTAATCCACGCGGAGGGGGCTGAGGCACAGGATCTACCTCCCTTCCTGGTGCAAACAAACGTTAGATAGAGCGCTGCGATTTTTCTCCATGCCCTTACGATTTCTAGCCGTCAGCCGTCGAAACCAAATGCGTTACGGCTTTGCCTTGCTGATCATGCTCGTTGCTGGTGCCCGTGCGGTTTTGGCTAATCCAGCTAACGGAGGAACGGTTACGACCGCCGGTCCCTACACTGTACATACGTTCACCGGTAGCGCTACATTCACCGTAAACCAAAACATCGGGACGGTTGATGTGGTGATTGTCGGTGGTGGAGGTGGAGGTGGCCATCAGCATGCCGGTGGTGGTGGTGCCGGAGGTGTGCGAATTTTGAGTGGTGTGAGTGTGGGGATTCAAACCTATAACATTGCCGTGGGGGCTGGGGGAGCAGGTTGCACGTGGTATCCGTATACCGGTAACAACGGTGGCGGTTCCTCCGCCTTTGGTCTCTCTGCGGAAGGGGGCGGTGCAGGTACTGGAATGAACCAGTACGGCAATGTGGGAGGCTCTGGTGGTGCAGACGGCTATCCCTCAGGCGGGGTGCAGGGAGGTAACGGCACCTCTGGACAAGGTAACCATGGAAACAGGAATGCAACCGGCAGTGTATTTTATGGTGGAGGCGGAGGCGGTGCCGGTGCACCCGGCAACGGAGTCCATGGCGGTTCGGCACTTACGACTTGGGCGGGCACGTTTGGTGGCGGTGGAGGTGGAGGTTTCGCCGGTGGTTCCGGCGGAGGTGCCGGAGCCGGGAATGGCGGATATCAGGCGGGCCAAGGAGGTCATGCGGCCGCCAACACGGGTTCCGGCGGTGGTGGAGGGGGAAACATGGACGCGTTTGGTGGCAACGGCGGTAGCGGAGTCGTCGTGATTCGTTATCTTACCCCGACCAATGGGGCCCCGACCACGACATGGCATACTCCGCCCCCCTCGCCGATAATCTATGGCGGTTGGTTTCCGGTCCGCGCGACCGGCCATGACTCCGATTGGAATCTTGGCGGCATCAACGTTGAGTATCGGGTCAATGGCGGGGACTGGACCGCTCTGGCAAATGACCCGGCGGGCGCCAACGGCGGCAACAGCAACGCCACGACTTCCAACCCGAACGGGATCACGCCGGGTATTCCCGGGACGGTTTACCGGTTTCGTTGTTACGCATGGGACCTTTCTGGAGCCAACTCGGGCTGGACTGAGACAGGGGACTATGTGGTGACCAATCGAAATCCTTCCGTGTCTGCCCAAATCCTGAATTCAAGCCAAGGTGTTATCGGCCTTAACGGCAGTGGACGGGCCCCCGTTAATCTTGGCGATAATTTCTACATTCGGGTGAGCGGTTCAGATCCCGACGGAAGGTTGGCGCAATTGTATTCGAGGCTCCACGATGCGACTGGCGATCAAATCGACTATGTGCAGGTGGGAGCGTCTGGAAGTTCAGGTTCTCACACCTTCGGCCCTTACGCGGCCTCTGAACTAGGGGTTTGGGACATGTGGGCTCATGCGCAGGACGCGGATCAAACCGGCTATCAGTGGCAGGGCGGCGGTTGGTGGGGCACCCACACGCCGGACATTGAAGTGGTGGATACCGCTGCTCCGACGGTCCCCGGTTCGTTACTTTCATCAAGTGTCACGGGTTCCTCGTTCACACTTTCCTGGCTGCCTTCGACGGACAATGACGGGATCACGGCTTATGAGATTCGGCGCAGCGGGACGTCGCTTGGAACCGTGGCCGGAACCAGCATATCCGTAGGAGGTCTCTCTCCGGCGACGACCTATGTGATGACAGTTAGGGCGCGGGACTCTGCCGGTAATTGGTCTGCCTGGAGCCCTGGATACAACGTTACGACCTCAGATACGGTGGCACCGGGGATTCCAACCGGGTTAGGGGCGAGTTCCGTGGGTTCGACCAGCTTCACGTTGTCATGGAACGCAGCATCGGACAACGTGGGTGTAACTGGCTACGAGGTGCTGCGGGATGCGACGTCGTTGGGAACACAGGTCGGCACTAGCGCTAGCCTGACAGGCCTAACGCAGGGAACTGACTACTCCATAAAGGTTCGGGCGCGCGATGCGGCGGGCAACTGGTCGGGTTGGAGTTCTCCTCTGACTGTTGCGACAGTCGACTCGGGTCCCCCCAGTGCGCCTACAGGTCTGGCGGCTAGTAGCGTGAACGGCAGCAGTTTTGTACTCAATTGGTCGGCATCGTCTGACAACATCGGGGTGACCGGTTATGAGGTTCGACGTGATTCTGCTTCATTGGGTACTCAGGCCGGCACCACTGCCACATTGTCCGGCTTGGCGGACGCGACGACCTACAGCATAACCGTGCGTGCCCGGGACGCGGCCGGCAACTGGTCCGGATGGAGTTCGGCGCTGAGCGTCACGACCGTCGATGTATCCTCACCCTCAATACCAGGCGGGCTTGCTGCGTCGGGAATCAGCGGATCGAGTTTCACTCTAACGTGGTCGGTTCCAGCGGATAATGTGGGGGTTACCTTGTACGAGGTTCGTCGAGATGGTGTGTCGTTAGGCACGACTTCCAACACTAGTATGGGATTGTCTGGGCTGGCCGAGTACACGACTTATTCGATGGCAGTTCGCGCGCGCGACGCTGCGGGTAATTGGTCGGGCTGGAGCTCGAATCTGCCAGTGTTGACCGGTGATGTCTCGGCGCCTGCAACGCCGAGTGGGCTCGCGGCCTCAAATATATCAGGTTCGGGTTTTACTGTGATTTGGGCGTCCTCAGCTGACAATGTAGGGACCACTGCTTATGAAGTACGCAGAGGTGCCACTTCGCTGGGAACCACCTCAGGAACGAGCTTGCTACTCTCGGGACTGTCGGAGGTAACGACCTATGCAATGACGGTGAGGGCTCGAGACGGGGCGGGAAACTGGTCCGGATGGAGCACCGCCCTGAACGTCACCACTGTAGATGGTAGCTCGCCGTCTATCCCTGTCTTTGGATTGCCCACTAATGTTTCTGCTACCGAACTCACCATCAGTTGGAGTGCCTCGGACAATGTGGGTGTGGTTGGCTATGAAATGCAATTGGCGTCGAATACCGTCGAATACCTCACCGCAAACTCGAAAACGTTCACGAACCTTGCGCAAGGGGTTGCTTATACTTTGAAAGTCCGGGCGCTTGATGCCGCCAGCAATCTCTCAGGTTGGGCGACTACAATAATCACCACCGACGACTCCCCCCCGACTGTTCCAGTTCCGATCGCTAGCGGAATTTCCGCCTCCGGATTCACTGTATTGTGGTCACCTTCAACCGACAATCATGGTGTCGCGGGTTACGAATATCAACTAAACTCAGGTGCGGTTATTTCGTTGACGAATACACAGCAGGCCATTGGTGGCTTGAATCCAGGAAGCACGCACACGGTCAAGGTTCGTGCACTGGACAATGCAGGCAATGAATCGGCGTGGGGCCAAGTTACCGTATCCACCAAGGTGACCATTGTGTCGCCTGCAAGCTGGAGTTTAACTGTTGGTGACAGCCAATCCTTCTCGGTTTCAACCGATGGCACGGCCACGAGCTACGGCGTCACGGCGGGATCACTTCCGCCTGGTTTGAATTTGAACACGTCTGGTGTCATCTCCGGAACGCCTACTCAGTCGGGCACGTATACATTCACCCTGGGGGCAACAAATTCGGGTGGAACGCAAACCCAAAGTTTCACGCTCACGGTCAATGGATCGAGTGTGCTCCCAGAGGTGGTCGACTTTGAAGCCTTCTCGACGGGGGACCTTTCGAATCAAGGTAACTGGGCGGTTCCGCAAGGTGCCGCGAATGTTACTGCGGGAGCCAAGTTGACCGGTAACCTAGGGCTCGAATTGTCGGGTGGCTCTTCGCCCGGACAAGCCACGCTTGGACTTACGGGTCTATCGGGCGAGGACGTGGTGTTCGTCGACATTTTCCTCAGACCCAACGTTCAAATCGCTGAGGGCTCGAGCGCCCAAGTTGATCTTGGTATTGCCAGGATTGGGTTCGGACGCAGTGCGGCGGATGCCGAAGTAAGAGCCTGGGCAGGTGATGGCTCCGGTGGCGGAAACTGGTTGGCCACCGGTGTCCTTCGCCCGATTGACGGATCCGGTGGCACCTATGCATGGGCGCGGTTGACCGTTCGCTTGGATTTCGAGAACAAGGTCTGGGATCTCTATGTCGATAGCCAACCGAGTATTGGGGACATCGGTTTCGTTGATGATCAACAGTCGTCCCTTTCCTTGCTCAAGTTGCGAGGTGGCGCCGGCGGCACCTCGTGGGTCGATGACCTCTACTTCAATACGGCTAACCCCGTGTTCGTGGATGCAGACAAAGACGGTTTGCCCGACGATTGGGAAACCGAGCATGGACTCAATCCCGGCCACTATGATCGTGGTGTAGCGTCTGACTCTGACGGGGATGGCCTCAGCAATTGGGAAGAATTTGCTCTGGGAACGCATCCGG is from Synoicihabitans lomoniglobus and encodes:
- the tnpC gene encoding IS66 family transposase, which encodes MPPAEVLYAENQALKAELAQRDALIGWLQKQVFGGGKSEKLDPSQLKLKLLDQQKLIEQTATPETISYERRRASRERVPLRAEAFAHLPVKETVVIEPEEVLAAPNQFERIGEQRSFEVDVVPPKLFKREFVLPKYRAKNQADRAPVVAPAQVRPVEGGYASAGLLAWVLISKYLDHAPLYRLEKMSGRWGARLPRQSMVEWVRIASDWLEPIYTRMHRGLLESGYVQVDETPVRCHDPDQKRGKTKDGWLWVMNRPGGDVVFDWRLSRQHGELTSLVEGFAGVLQSDGYGAYAAYAAAHPEVRWVGCWAHARRKFFEAQGENPRVAQWILRSIAWMYHQEKHWDETGLDTSQRQQRRERDFTRRLYWLRVVVARVREQVLPQSGLGKACAYLLGQWAPLCEHLRHGETRLDNNLVENAIRPSALGKKNWLFVGHPDAGQRSAIIYSLVISCQRHGHDPLIYLRDVLTRLPQRQPGADITDLLPANWKPPVEVERPTSSQS
- the tnpB gene encoding IS66 family insertion sequence element accessory protein TnpB; this translates as MLTKRLEKGAFSWPRGGDGNQLHLTPQALSMLLGGIDLKDGAKKAWYER
- a CDS encoding DNA-binding response regulator, producing MQVHQIEVFARLAHYPNTLTESLAGSRIAYMLHLSTPTSNSPKALRILIVEEFGWLASLLRENQAHPNLRAFSKAKLSSISVEVEWKQSCAEALVATRIIQPDLIIVEVGLPDGCGTEIVDSLLTDSPHSRILGFSALMNERTVKRIVAARFHGFIPKSYSTVTELRIAIPMLLRGESYYSPIFDCLRKKLLRDPQFHGHFLTNRELEVLEFVAQGFDDAEVAEALMIATGTAHKHRQSLMRKLDVRTSLKLLRRALQLGYGRITSPTLSPEMTQIIESPRKSTDTLCFSDAIEGSVAAPTFPAH
- a CDS encoding fibronectin type III domain-containing protein, with the protein product MIRYLTPTNGAPTTTWHTPPPSPIIYGGWFPVRATGHDSDWNLGGINVEYRVNGGDWTALANDPAGANGGNSNATTSNPNGITPGIPGTVYRFRCYAWDLSGANSGWTETGDYVVTNRNPSVSAQILNSSQGVIGLNGSGRAPVNLGDNFYIRVSGSDPDGRLAQLYSRLHDATGDQIDYVQVGASGSSGSHTFGPYAASELGVWDMWAHAQDADQTGYQWQGGGWWGTHTPDIEVVDTAAPTVPGSLLSSSVTGSSFTLSWLPSTDNDGITAYEIRRSGTSLGTVAGTSISVGGLSPATTYVMTVRARDSAGNWSAWSPGYNVTTSDTVAPGIPTGLGASSVGSTSFTLSWNAASDNVGVTGYEVLRDATSLGTQVGTSASLTGLTQGTDYSIKVRARDAAGNWSGWSSPLTVATVDSGPPSAPTGLAASSVNGSSFVLNWSASSDNIGVTGYEVRRDSASLGTQAGTTATLSGLADATTYSITVRARDAAGNWSGWSSALSVTTVDVSSPSIPGGLAASGISGSSFTLTWSVPADNVGVTLYEVRRDGVSLGTTSNTSMGLSGLAEYTTYSMAVRARDAAGNWSGWSSNLPVLTGDVSAPATPSGLAASNISGSGFTVIWASSADNVGTTAYEVRRGATSLGTTSGTSLLLSGLSEVTTYAMTVRARDGAGNWSGWSTALNVTTVDGSSPSIPVFGLPTNVSATELTISWSASDNVGVVGYEMQLASNTVEYLTANSKTFTNLAQGVAYTLKVRALDAASNLSGWATTIITTDDSPPTVPVPIASGISASGFTVLWSPSTDNHGVAGYEYQLNSGAVISLTNTQQAIGGLNPGSTHTVKVRALDNAGNESAWGQVTVSTKVTIVSPASWSLTVGDSQSFSVSTDGTATSYGVTAGSLPPGLNLNTSGVISGTPTQSGTYTFTLGATNSGGTQTQSFTLTVNGSSVLPEVVDFEAFSTGDLSNQGNWAVPQGAANVTAGAKLTGNLGLELSGGSSPGQATLGLTGLSGEDVVFVDIFLRPNVQIAEGSSAQVDLGIARIGFGRSAADAEVRAWAGDGSGGGNWLATGVLRPIDGSGGTYAWARLTVRLDFENKVWDLYVDSQPSIGDIGFVDDQQSSLSLLKLRGGAGGTSWVDDLYFNTANPVFVDADKDGLPDDWETEHGLNPGHYDRGVASDSDGDGLSNWEEFALGTHPGAVDSDGDGIPDLEELLSGSNPLVPTASSGGDSLLSVSNPASYPTFYIKDSDGDQYEVNAQSLRVIPSGI